ttcggcggcgctgggaGCGAGAGCATCGGAGAGGCCGCTGTGGTTTGCTTTGGCAGGAAGACGGGAGTCGTCAGGGCTTGCGGTCTGGGGGCGTCGAGACGGGGATGTTTAGAAATATTCCTGCTGGTAGTCAGTAGATGTGCTGTGCATGGAGTTTTTTATCAAGGAGGGTGACCAGGCGAACTGCGTCTCGTGTCtgccggaggctgcgcgaaACTTGCGGTGCCCTCGGCGTGCACGTTTTCCAAACTTCAACTTACTTTGTCAAAATTAGTTCCATTTGTTTAGCCTACGGGTCTCGACGCCCATCGGCGTTGCACGCTTGTCCAACGCACATTCAAATCCGGGCGCTCAAGTGTCGGAAAAGATAAATGTTtattttaatatgtagttattaAACGAAGTTATACTATGCTAGCATGGTTTTGAGAACACACCACATATCCATGAGTgtattccgggcacaccacgtcttttatcggtgtgctctcagtCCATATTTCTCATGTAACTTCGGTTTCTTACTTACAAATACCTTTATACTCTTAAGCAATTACAGGTATCAatttagcgttccgatatacttctgaagcacctaaaccctaaagtGTGTCTACCAAACTGCACGGCCGATACAGAGTGCGTGCGTGTTGGAAAGTGAGGGAAGGAGTCCCAGAGCAACGCATCGTCGGCAGGGCATGCTTGTGCTAATTGCCACTGAATTAGGATTGAGTCAGTGAGTATCTATGGCAATGTCTATGTGTGAAACACCGATATGGACAGCGGTGGTCAGCGGGTCGCTCACTGACGGGTGTTAAGGCAGGGTGCTAGTCTTGGTACCTGATTCTCAGTATGCGCGGACTGCGCCCATTGAGGCGGTCAGTTGCTTCTTCTGTACGTACTAACTCGCTCATACAATAGCGCCTCACCAATGGTGCAGCCCGGATGTGTCTACGAGGGCATATGAAAAAAAAAGTGGCTGAAAAAAGCCTTCTCGCTGTACCAAAGCTCGGATTTCGCAGCCTACGCCAGCTCGGATTCCGCGGGCTAGGAtgcgcgccagcgcgtgTACGCTTTTAACGCGACTGCAGTCGACGCGTAGACTGCCCGGCCTGGTCGGTCGAGTATCTATATAACCGCCAACGCGGCGAGTTATTCAACTCGCGGCAATCGCCTGTAACACGGCATCAAGCACATCTCGTCACTCCCTGCCCGGCTAAAGCAAGATCGGCTTCCGAACCTTGTTCGCGAAGAGTATTCGCTTCTCGCCGGACAACAACTGCGTTCGGCAAAGGGAATGCTGCCAGTGTGCCCGCGCTTCAGAATGCACAGACCGCGCCGGCAAAATGTCGCCTTATAGGCCCCGCATCAGTGAATGCAACGTCCGCACGGACGTGGAAACATGCTCAATCATTTGGTGTGCCGCCATCCCACAAACGCGCATCCCGAGTCAGCTCCCGGTGCGCTACAGGGGCATGGATTTCTGAGAGTCTGTGACACTGATGAAGGTGGAGCTTCTGTCTCCAATAACTCTGCGATCAGCATCCAGAGGCACGGCTTCGACCAGCAAGCAGGGCAACATCTCCATATCTGCGTTGAGGATACATGTGTGCGAGAAGCTCCGCACGCCGCCTGCGTAGGGCCCTGTCTGCTGGTTGCCGCcgtcagccgccgcggctgagaAGGCATCCACGCAACCCGGCACCGGCTGAGTTACGGGGATGTCTTCTGTGAAGATCACGCCTTGACCTGGAAACCCCACACACCGCAAAAGCGAGACAGAAACGACAGATGCAGAAGGCAACCTTGTCGCTATAGCTGCTCGGCGCGTCAGTGTGGTAGCTGGGTATCTTTGTCATAAATACGCGGGCGCATTCACAAGCACGGTCTCATCACGCGTGCTCCATCTAGAGGGAAGCCGAGGGAACAGGACCTAAAGAATGCTTGTCTTTTTCAACTCAGACACGACGCCAGGCGAGGAGGTGTGTCCTCTGCAGACGAGCTGCCGTTTTcgatgcagctgcgcacgccgcagcggcgaggcacgCTTGCACGTGGGAACTCTGGAGAGCGTGGAAAAGGTCAGAAAAACGTCACTAAAACGGGGCAAGCAAGCACAGGGCTGTGGTCACCGACAAAGCGCCGCTGAGCGGTCACAGGCgagctgcctctctcttggCTAGCGCAGCAAATGCTTCCCTCACCTTTGTCGGCCGCGGGCAGAGTGTTATGCAGCGCAGACTGCTGAACGCAGCCATGGCCCGTTGCGACGGAGAGACGAAGCCGCACAAATGCCCACGCCGCAAACACTTGCGCCTGCATTTGCGAAGCACAAATTTCCCACGCATGATGAGAAGTTCATCTCTAACTGCACGCGATCCTTTTAAACCCTAAATGTCAGTATTATTGTTGTAAAGAAAAAAACCCCTCTTAAAATTGATTCACTATTAAGCGAGATAGAGCAGGTTGGTAGCTCGTCGGGCATTTCAAATATCTAGATGCACCGCAACGCTGAGGGTGAGTCTCCGCGCACCGCACCATGCGGTCGCTCAGCAAGACGCATTCTGCACATTCGCGTCATGCGGCGACAAGCGCGGACtcttctcgcgtcgcctggGCACCTCGCTGCTAAGTAGAAGGTCTAAACGGGTTGAAATGAACACTCATCCCCTGCGTGAGGCAGGCGGAACTCGCAAAAACCCAACCGCTAGTCGCCCGTACCTGCGCATCTCGCAACTCGCCCGTGAACCTGATGACGGGGAACACGCAACGGCCGCGAGCAGCTTCCTCCTACATGCAACAGCAGACCAAAGCAAGGTGTCAAACAGTGTTCAGCGTTCAGGCCGACATTCAAGGCGTAATTCCAGCCTTTCTCACTCTCGCCTCGCAAACTCCGTGGCAGCGCTGTCGACAACCGCGCCGCGGgatgcgcggcggcagccgcgcccgccgtaCACCTCCGGCACGAACCTGGCTGGGCCGGCATGCAGCAAGCTGACCAATATCCAGCATTCGCCCTTCCCCCTACGCGGCGCGATGCAGCAGCGTCAGCGGCCTCTGAGTTCCAGGTGCTCTTTAGGCAGCGTGAGGAGATTCGCAGGCGTCTAGCGGAGACGCCCTTCAGCACGAAAGCATGTCTGTCGGCAGCACACGCGCTGGCTAGCCTGCGCAACGCTCTCGAGGGCATGCACACGCCCGTCCTACCTGCCCGCTGAGTGTCGCTCGCACGGCGACCCACGGAAGACACTTCGGATTGAAgacacgcggcggcaggggaaACGGCGTGTTCATGCACTGCTCAATCAAGGCAACAAGTTGCGCGAGCAGAGCCCGCGGGAGGGctctgcgaagaagaggagactcttcgccctctccggCCTCAGTGCCGCTGGAAAATACAAAATAGTCGTGCGTAGAAGATGGGCTtcgggcgccgccttccgcgtccgaTGAGCTTGCTTGAAGTGTGGCTTCGTTGCCGTTTTGGtctcggcggccttcgcgtgcTGTTTCTTCTGTCTTGCTCGTAGCTACCACTTCCGTTACAGCCCGCCCTGGGGGCGTGCTGACTCCGTGTGAAGCGGCAATTGAGAGTCCGTCGCCCCTGCTTGCATGTCGGTAATCAGATGTCGCTCTCTCAACGTCACTCTCTGCTTCAGCGATTTCCGCCGTGGCCCAGCGCTGTTGGGTGGTATCAGGTCTGTCAGATTCGAAGATATCCCCTTCTTCACCCTCATCCATCGCAACCCCTTGGCGATTTTCCCCCCCCTCTTGCTGGGCCCCTGCGGTActtttctgcttttcctgAGGTGGTGGATTCGAGTCAGCTGCCGGGCggcacggcgccgcggcatcgTCTGCCGACCGGCTCTCAGAAAATGAGGCGCCAAGCGGATGCGATCCAGACAGATCCTCCGCCTGTTCATTCAGGTCAGGCGCGTTTACGGTCCGCATGACAGAGGCTGCATCGTTGACCTCTGCATCCCATACCGTTCCCTCGAGAAGTCCTGGCGATGATGCTCTCTGCGATCCTCCATGAGAGGTGCTTCCAGGCGCTGCAACCGTTGCTGCGGAGCCGTAAGAAGCCGCTCTGGATGAaacgccttcttcgcgcaaCTGCGCACagggcgcgccggctcgGCGTGTCAAGGActgccgccgaagaagaaagggaggCGCAGAAATTCGCAGGAGGGGCCATAGACgatgcagaaaaaagaaTGGGCGCACAAAACAAgcgcacgccggcgcaggaTAAGCGGCAGCTGAACGAGGTGGCGAAGCTGCGCACGGGGACGGGACGCGGtcggtcgccgctgcctctgtcACTTTCAATGCAGATCCTGGAGTGTCTGAccctccgcctgcggacCCCGACTGGCTGCTGAGATGCCGACCCTCGTGCTTTGCATGCCTTCCTATTTCCGCATAGTTTcctccgctcgctgcctTGCGGGAATCCGTGTTTGGTTcaggcgaagcgagcgcaGGCGATGGCACAGCGGGTGAGGCGGACGAGGTGGACGAGGTGGACGACGCGGACAGGCAtgtggcgcatgcgtcgagagagacgagaaatGAGGCTGGTGTCGCTGGAGGCCCTGAGGTTCTCGCGGAGGCCCGTTCCAAACGTGTTCGCTGCTTCATTCGCGCGAAGCGAGCTAGCTCTGAACGCTGGCAACGCCTCTCCTCCCGCTGGAACCGACTCGCACGCGCCTCTTTCCCTCTCCTGTCGCTCGCCCCTTCTCTCCAACTGTCCTCGACAGCTGCCCAGCAgcctgccggcgcgtgcCCGCGCCCGAAGGGACCCCCGCTGGCTTCCAGCCACAGCGGAAGGAGGTCGATAACTTCCTCGTGACCCTGCAGTTCCGCTGAGCACGACAGAAACTGCCTGGTTAGATGCCGCGCTGTGTTGGCTATCTGAAGCACAGATTCCATGACTCCCGCGTCGACCCCGCATCCCCCCCCGTTCGAGACAAACACGACCCCCAGGCAGGGAACTCGAAGAAATGTCAGACCCCCGTCAGACGCGGGCATCCCGCCTGGCAGCCTTGCGATATCCCCTGAATGAGAAGTCTCACATCCCTCGTTCTCCTGAGACGCGTTTGCAGGCTCCGATTGCCGCGGGCTGGGGCCGTCGCGGTGTGAACCGCAGGGGGCGGGGCGACTACCGAGAATCTCTCCATTCGCAGGTCTGGGGAACTTTCTGCGTtgagtctctgcggcgtcgaggcaCGCGCCCGGCCGGCGGGCAGCGGCTCCAGCTGTGTCCGTACGCGACCGCACGCACGCTGAGAATCCCTGACTCGAGAGTAGAGTCAGCACCTGCGACTTGAGCAGGCGTGCCATGAGGAAGGTCGTCACGAGGACGAAGGTTCGACAGAGGCAAGCCTGGATTCCCAGCAGGCGTCGCGAGGTTGAGCAAAAGGGCAGCGGCTCCGTTGTGTAGTGCCGAAATCTGAAAACACACACAGCGAATGAGCTAACACTCAAAAGAGGTTTCACCGCTAAAACGGGTCGTGCGGGGGCAACCTGCGTGCAAGATACAGGGCAGTGCAGACTAATAGAAGCCACAGAGGAAGGCGATCAAGATCCGTCAGGCGCACTGGAGCGGCCCCTGCGCTGCTATCTCCGACGAGTAACGAAACAGAGAACACATCCAAGACGCGCCTGAGTGACGAATTCCTCGAGATTAAGTGACTCCTGTAGCTAATAGGACCCCTGGCGTCACACTAGCGTGGAgaccccctcccccccccccccccccccccccccccccccatccCCCCACGTGATCTTCGGGAGCTCTCACGCCGCAAGTATGCAAACAGGCTGCCGAGCTACAGGACCGTGTCAGCGCCAAGTCGCCTGTGGTGAGGGAGTGACACGAAATCTCGATTTATATATATCAAGCGACCCCGTAAAAAGAGACTCACTGCATTTCTATACTAGAAAACTGATTCCTGAGACTTTCCAAGCCACTGAGCAAGTCTTCAAATagctcttcctcttcgagTGCCTCATCGTCCTGCAGGCTGCCGTCACCGCTTTCCGTCGTTTGATTCCCTTCTCTATCCCTTGCTACGCGATGCGGAGTtcgacgaaggcgccttcTAGACCACGCATCTCGGCAGAAACCGAGAAACGAGAGGAGCGCAGTGGCAACGGCCAACCGTCCCTGCAGGGCAGGGGAGTccaaagaagagaaaacaggGAAGCTTGCACTAGAAAACACAAAACAAACCACAGGTCCTGCTTCCAGGGTCGTCCCGCTCTGAAACTGGTGAGGACAAAACTAGAAGCAGATACAAAAGAAAGACGGCCAGACTCAAACTTGAAAAACACCGGGGCAGCACTAAAGCACCCCGCGGCCGAAGTTGGGCATAATAAATTACTGTGACGCGAGAAGGGCAACAAGAGCAAATCATAAAGACAGGACAGGAACAGGCACAAGATATGTCACACGCAGACTCTGGGTGGCGCTGCTAAGGTCGGCGTCCATAGACACGGGTCTACAAAAAAGCACTAGAGACGAGACACAAGCCCCCGTCTTCGCAGTGGCGCACATGTAGGCCGCCTGTGACAACGCTAGAGGGGTAGCAGACGGAAGAACGCCTTCCTTATCCTTAGTTGGATGTCTCGTCAGGAACCGTACCTTGATAAACGCGTGTAGAACAGGGTGTGGCTTCCCTCCTGTGGCGGTCCTGCCTTCCCCAAGGAAATGGTCTTCGTGGCTTTTGCATGCGCCCAAGCTTTCAAGAGCGTGTGTCCAATGTGACTCCGCTTCTCGCACTgcctgtctccctctcgccaCCGACTCCGCCACAGCCTGGGACCCGGCATCCGTGTCTGCACTCAGCCTTTTTAGCCTTCCGGCGGGCGATACACGTTCAACTACGCCCCTGGTGAAGACACTTTCCGCTCGAAGGCTCAAGGCTAAGGCGTTCAGCCAGCTGAATGTCTCAGGTGTCatggcagctgcggcgcatgcactgAAACAAaccgacgaggcggcgggaaaACCGGTAACGCCTGCGCAAACTGCCGTCTTGtagagggcgcggcgcgacagcgcccCGGAAGCTCGAGCGCGGAAATCGAACAAAGGCGCCAGGCAGGGCTCGGCTGAAGTCAACAGGAATGCAGAAGACCGGttcgcggcagcgggcgaggaggcagaactCCGGTTTGAGACTGCGCTGTCTTCCGGCGCGAGTTGGCGCCCTGGAACTGTTtgaagctgcggcgaggTTGTGTGCTCGAGTTGTccgggaggcgcagccggcgccggcgagggagagtcGTGCGGCGTCAAGCCGTAGACCTCAAGGATCCGGTGAAGGAACCTCTCGAGACCGGCTCGATATGCGTGGATCCATTCAAAGTGCAAGTCGCACGAACTCTCGAAAATCCCCGAAGAATGTTTGCCCCGGCGGatggcgcctgcagccccgtCGTGACCCGCACCACCCTCAGCTGCCCCAAgaccgccgccgtcgcctgtgcaggagggcggcgccgcgagagtaAAGTGTCTCGTTCTCGCTGCTGTTCGCTCCCGCAGAAACCTCGTGGCCTCAGCGAGCGAGATTCCAGGCTGCTGTCCCTGCAGCGCAGGGTGGAACAGGCACTTCAGGCTCTCGCCAGCTTCGTCTCCTTGCGTGAGACAGACATCCACCCTTACCAGAGGACTTCGAGAAACGCCACgggggagagacagacagtcGGAGGACAGCGGCGAGAATGGACAAGCGGAGTCTGTCTCTGGGGGCAGCGATGATGACAGCTCAGGCTGAGTGAAAGAGACGCGCGGAAACGGTGAAGAGAAGGGAAGACAAAGGAGCGCCCACGCTTCCCTCAAGCCTTGCCCCGGGGCTGCAAGCTTGGAGGCGCCCGTTCGCTCAGAAGCGGTCGCCGAAGGCAACAAAACGCGCAGCCGAGTCAAGAGGATGTCCGCCACACGCGAAAGCAACGAAGGCCAGTGTGCgcggagcgagaggaaacATCGCCCAAGCCATGCCCCAACGAGTGGCTgctcacacacacacacacaaccGTACGTCGCTGCATCGTTATCTTGGAGTCAAACACGACCGGCCCCAGAGCCGAAGAGAAAACTACGGATTGACCAAAAACGGCTCTCAAGAAGGGAATGCATGCACGTAATCTGCAATACGGGAAGAAGCACACGCGTGTGCGGGGTGGGTGCACCTGCCTCTGTTATTCATATGGAAACATTCTGCTTCCTGGAATGCTAGCGACCGCTGCTGGGGATGAGGTGCAGGCAACCGGGTCCCTCACCACGGCGGTTCACAATCAGCAGCCCCTTTTGACTACTTAAAACGACTGAATCCACAGGCCCATTCCACAGAAGGCCGAGCGAACGAATGTGTTCAGTAAACTTGTCTGCGGACGCATTTGCGTGTTGGTGTGCGAGGCGGGACCAGCGGGCTTTAGGGCGTGCGCGGGAGTGTCTCGCGTCATGTGTGTCACGGTTCCATTGCCTGCAGATATCGTCATCTCCCCCCGGCCTGTGCGAAACGCACCTGCAGTGacgcttcgtcctcgtccgTGAGCACATCCGCCAGGGTCTCCACAGTCCGCAGCACCATTTTCTCTGTAtcctgtctctccttcaGCACAACTAATGTCAGCGCGGCCTGCCTTGTGGaaggcgtctccgctgtcgccgacGTCGCACCAGCCGTATCAGTGCCGGGAGGCTTTCCCGCTttagagacagaggcgcttCCCTTCGATGTCTTGTCTTTCGCCTTAGGGGCCGACCGAGTCTCCTCAAGACTCTGCTGCTTCGAGGCCATGACCTCCAGCGCCCTTCGAGGAAGGGGAGCGATCAGCCAAGAGGCAGCTTGGAGGGccacgaggagggcgaggactCGGACTCTCCGGGGGGACTGCGAACTCTTTCTGCCCAGTTGCAGAAGGAGCTCCAAGGTCCTCTTCAAGTCCTCTCGACTTGCCACGTGGCCGTCTGCCACACTGTCTTCGCAGAATGCAGCAAGTGTCCCACCTGAGCGGCGGTtggcagcgcgcgcctcgcgccccgcgCCACTCCTACCCAGCACGGGAGAGAAGGTGGATCGCGCGCACAATGGCCTGCCAGAAATCGCACTGTGGTGATTCTTGCatccagccgctgcggctttgTCTGCTCGGGCGGGAGTCTCGGTTGAATCCGCGGCGCTTGCACTCTCTTGCGACGGTCGGTGcccttccgcggcgggcggtTCGCCGTCCGGGCAGCAGAGCGCACTGCGGTCAGAGAACGCGTTGAAAAAGAAAGCATGTGCAGATTGGTCCCCCacgctttcctcttcgctccctACGtccgaggagaaggagaaatcCGAAGCGGACGAAGACAGCGATTCCGGCTCAACGGCAGCCGCACTTCGCGCCTTGTCAGGCGTGCTTCCAGCGGAGCCTCTCTTGGCACCAACGCGACCTCCAGGCACCACCCCTCTGGGGGGGGCGCCGGAAGAGAAGGTGCCCCCGTGTCTCCATGGAGCCCCACGCGCCCGTGGGCAAAGCCTAGTAACCCTGCCGTCGCCATACTTGACCCGCCCTGTGCGGTGGGCAGATGACGAAGGGATGCCGCCGTTGAGCTCGTTCCTGAAGTTGTTGCAGCGACCGCAGGCACCTTAGGGGCGGCAGACGGGTAGATCCTGGCCTGCGGCGAGTCTTGTCTCCTTGGTGGAGTCGGAGCGGGAGGCTCGTCGTCACTcagttcgccttcttctttctcttctccctcctcctcactGCTGCTCTCCGGTTTcttcgcaggcgtcgccttgGAAGGTTTCTTCGACTCACCCGCCAGAGACACGTcagccttcttctccgctaCCGACAACGACTCTGCGCTAGTGTCGCAGGTCTTCTCAGTGCCTTGAGTGTCTGCCGCGCTCCCTTCCCCCATCCCTGCAGCGCTGCCTTCGACAGCTCCAGCGTCGGCGGCTTCcgccgaaggcggagacgcggatgAAGGCGTGATTCCATTCAGGCGTGCCAGGGCGATCTGCTGGAGGTCTGCaaggacgcgggcgccggtgAGGCTTACCCCCTCGGCGACCGCTTTCTGCGCAGCTTCGAAAGTAGCACAAGCGGCATTCAGCAGGTGCAGGTCTGCCGCAGGCCTCACGTCCCCGCCGGAAGGCTCCTGCTCATCAGCCGGTGGACCCGGAAGCCTagctgcgcgtccgcctctATAGTCCGGCGACGTGGCCAGTGGCCTGGAGACATCTAGAAGTCTTGCTCCGTCGCCTGACTGGAGTTTTCGCGATTTTAACGCCGTTTTGGTGGCACCGTCGCTCCCCTCCCTTTTCCTTTTCTGTGTCTCGCCAGCGGTGGGGCTTCCGCCATCGCCCCAGGCACTACCTCTCGTCTCTGTGTCGCGGCACGACGTCAACGGGTTCGCTGTCCCGTCCTTTCTCGCCTCCTGCGTGGACGCCAGGCCAGAGGCCAAGTTCGTCTTCCGGAGGTCGTCTGCGAGTTTCACATCACCGATCGGCGCGGAAGGGCGCGCCTCAGAGGCTACCGTCCGTAGTCGGCGCGTCTGTCGATCTCTGCAACACGCGCTCGCCCCCTGGAGACGGCACCCACATGCCCGCGCGTGGGTGTCTACGAGGGAGAacgtcgcccgcgcgagtcTCCTGAATT
This DNA window, taken from Besnoitia besnoiti strain Bb-Ger1 chromosome III, whole genome shotgun sequence, encodes the following:
- a CDS encoding hypothetical protein (encoded by transcript BESB_046110), with translation MAGAPPLVGGPSGLPLGYMRPAAPPTSLLSPAISPFSDIAQGSSVGGAAGFDPLYPENAMPDAAAAPRPLAASAMMAAAVRQQQEHEELLAEAVAEAAKSPQQYLVQQIKETLHAPHPRLEVLCGCAADLGHILFAASPPHYREGGLPVISRSPLVQSQHALLLQKLQQQQAQEAANAYAMNLEGGHRGSPEAQGPQKTPSCAATDAVAAQVAAAEAEAEEAGTVLSATGLIGGSLVGQCLALLVEMFACTTHPVVRSSAFLQLWRNRHFFPYLLLPSQAVAAESVRRQFLSLLQQQQLEMRTRDMALELIADGVAPVIGQDAPLTEAILNTLASLWGAPASSPESCDGQASCGGARLPGRSDGVCRPRGGGTNSPSDASSLLCKEGRLFDHRRDLDPLVVAASAPATAALATKALAALLPFLCGDAAIRILERACAYVWSLQDGERVAASRAAQLHAHGNQLATATSTAREQGTAEGQEGNGGHSGGQTRGTSRRPIPENASATSTAVASRMRADSALPVCLHRASSLAALLATTSPLQPDIAVWALRFLWRLADSLHQAASAAVASSSGLPAPSELETCEDATRPAGNRCVAGIHASFAEAPSPILLEAVKDTARACLEASNFLTLNHGDLLVPLQLCCLKRVLGRCCCCAGTTASTSQAHACLSHDASGQTVSQGFLATTALRCLLDLVHAHLVLLRPPLTFCSSLRVAATSLHLLTSFSEPSPPQEAASRSLSKNSYDRSQALSFRLSSSSSRSSLFATCPPGWDSRPPSRNSQSSDPRFRRNETWAPSSTPSSLRVADQATLSHRELWIWLRVAALQGAPAVCTYLAVLSALLGWCLPERVQFRRLARATFSLVDTHARACGCRLQGASACCRDRQTRRLRTVASEARPSAPIGDVKLADDLRKTNLASGLASTQEARKDGTANPLTSCRDTETRGSAWGDGGSPTAGETQKRKREGSDGATKTALKSRKLQSGDGARLLDVSRPLATSPDYRGGRAARLPGPPADEQEPSGGDVRPAADLHLLNAACATFEAAQKAVAEGVSLTGARVLADLQQIALARLNGITPSSASPPSAEAADAGAVEGSAAGMGEGSAADTQGTEKTCDTSAESLSVAEKKADVSLAGESKKPSKATPAKKPESSSEEEGEEKEEGELSDDEPPAPTPPRRQDSPQARIYPSAAPKVPAVAATTSGTSSTAASLRHLPTAQGGSSMATAGLLGFAHGRVGLHGDTGAPSLPAPPPEGWCLEVALVPREAPLEARLTRREVRLPLSRNRCLRPLRISPSPRTALCCPDGEPPAAEGHRPSQESASAADSTETPARADKAAAAGCKNHHSAISGRPLCARSTFSPVLGRSGAGREARAANRRSGGTLAAFCEDSVADGHVASREDLKRTLELLLQLGRKSSQSPRRVRVLALLVALQAASWLIAPLPRRALEVMASKQQSLEETRSAPKAKDKTSKGSASVSKAGKPPGTDTAGATSATAETPSTRQAALTLVVLKERQDTEKMVLRTVETLADVLTDEDEASLQPLVGAWLGRCFLSLRAHWPSLLSRVADILLTRLRVLLPSATASERTGASKLAAPGQGLREAWALLCLPFSSPFPRVSFTQPELSSSLPPETDSACPFSPLSSDCLSLPRGVSRSPLVRVDVCLTQGDEAGESLKCLFHPALQGQQPGISLAEATRFLRERTAARTRHFTLAAPPSCTGDGGGLGAAEGGAGHDGAAGAIRRGKHSSGIFESSCDLHFEWIHAYRAGLERFLHRILEVYGLTPHDSPSPAPAAPPGQLEHTTSPQLQTVPGRQLAPEDSAVSNRSSASSPAAANRSSAFLLTSAEPCLAPLFDFRARASGALSRRALYKTAVCAGVTGFPAASSVCFSACAAAAMTPETFSWLNALALSLRAESVFTRGVVERVSPAGRLKRLSADTDAGSQAVAESVARGRQAVREAESHWTHALESLGACKSHEDHFLGEGRTATGGKPHPVLHAFIKVRFLTRHPTKDKEGVLPSATPLALSQAAYIFRHYTTEPLPFCSTSRRLLGIQACLCRTFVLVTTFLMARLLKSQVLTLLSSQGFSACVRSRTDTAGAAARRPGACLDAAETQRRKFPRPANGEILGSRPAPCGSHRDGPSPRQSEPANASQENEGCETSHSGDIARLPGGMPASDGGLTFLRVPCLGVVFVSNGGGCGVDAGVMESVLQIANTARHLTRQFLSCSAELQGHEEVIDLLPLWLEASGGPFGRGHAPAGCWAAVEDSWREGASDRRGKEARASRFQREERRCQRSELARFARMKQRTRLERASARTSGPPATPASFLVSLDACATCLSASSTSSTSSASPAVPSPALASPEPNTDSRKAASGGNYAEIGRHAKHEGRHLSSQSGSAGGGSDTPGSALKVTEAAATDRVPSPCAASPPRSAAAYPAPACACFVRPFFFLHRLWPLLRISAPPFLLRRQSLTRRAGAPCAQLREEGVSSRAASYGSAATVAAPGSTSHGGSQRASSPGLLEGTVWDAEVNDAASVMRTVNAPDLNEQAEDLSGSHPLGASFSESRSADDAAAPCRPAADSNPPPQEKQKSTAGAQQEGGENRQGVAMDEGEEGDIFESDRPDTTQQRWATAEIAEAESDVERATSDYRHASRGDGLSIAASHGVSTPPGRAVTEVVATSKTEETAREGRRDQNGNEATLQASSSDAEGGARSPSSTHDYFVFSSGTEAGEGEESPLLRRALPRALLAQLVALIEQCMNTPFPLPPRVFNPKCLPWVAVRATLSGQEEAARGRCVFPVIRFTGELRDAQAQVFAAWAFVRLRLSVATGHGCVQQSALHNTLPAADKGQGVIFTEDIPVTQPVPGCVDAFSAAAADGGNQQTGPYAGGVRSFSHTCILNADMEMLPCLLVEAVPLDADRRVIGDRSSTFISVTDSQKSMPL